A genomic region of Seriola aureovittata isolate HTS-2021-v1 ecotype China chromosome 21, ASM2101889v1, whole genome shotgun sequence contains the following coding sequences:
- the LOC130162803 gene encoding poly(ADP-ribose) glycohydrolase: protein MAAYRILRFAQLLKRGLPKRQVWTKTSLLVSAQVVLMTELTDFEPLAKRFRVGNRAPTSPSSSLQGPSSCSKSSDNDTVDEEKGQNNTEMKMDIQPKTGAGGLRRVKTNVSHQKISLRQQQKLRNTLDQWLVKPRKNPNTDEVCQTQDEEETADDSAFQSTSAHSLDLQNAEKPIVSDMDEETQPLTPQDREEDNPVSPSSKDSAGSGLMLTLSHNDGGLEKEEMETCAANSEGSVKHSTKITDFFSGTSSPRLPVRRVRADKPPEKQDADTDTESPSADVKWLGTPISELKRMPECGRRLPPLKDVPGQHTVMIRTDLLQNGKVPVPYPTKFKDTWDNVHVKMPCSGSNLFPVEDEETHEMQNKSRWELIKETLNKKFTSPLELKNAVLKYSASHAQKWDFTALHLYCTKVLEPDAAEHLFGSLLPDMVQLALRASELCTKPIPLLKRGTNHSITMSQEQVACLLANAFFCTFPRRNSRRTEYCNYPDINFVRLFEGSSSKKIEKLKTLMCYFKNVTEQKPTGLLTFTRKSLDKPLNWKSSQTPLTKLHITCEGTIEDDGCGMLQVDFANQFVGGGVTSSGLVQEEIRFLINPELIVSRLFTEALDHNECLIITGTQQYSKYTGYANTYQWGGSHQDTTQRDGWQRRCTEIVAIDALQFRNFLEQFSPERINRELNKAYCGFARPEEQSQNLAAVATGNWGCGVFGGDTRLKALLQMLAAAEAGRDVAYFTFGDSQLMTDVHNMHSFLTQRNIGVGEVYDLLGQYYSSVCRSCLGRRPDVSLYSFIYQQVSSSPGAR from the exons aATGACTGAACTGACAGACTTTGAACCTTTAGCAAAGAGATTCAGGGTTGGTAACCGTGCCCCAACCTCCCCTTCATCTTCTCTCCAAG GCCCATCTTCATGTAGTAAGAGCAGTGATAATGATACAGTCGATGAAGAAAAGGggcaaaacaacacagagatgaAGATGGATATACAGCCAAAGACTGGAGCAGGTGGTTTACGACGTGTGAAGACAAACGTTTCCCATCAAAAAATCAGcctcagacagcagcagaagtTAAGAAATACTCTTGACCAATGGTTAGTTAAGCCCAGAAAGAACCCAAATACAGATGAAGTGTGCCAAACCCAAGATGAGGAGGAAACTGCAGATGACAGTGCCTTTCAAAGCACCTCAGCTCATTCTCTGGACCtccaaaatgctgaaaaaccTATAGTCTCTGACATGGATGAAGAAACCCAACCCTTGACACCACAAGACCGGGAAGAAGACAATCCGGTGTCGCCATCTTCCAAGGATTCTGCAGGGAGTGGGCTTATGCTGACACTGTCCCACAATGATGGTGgattagaaaaagaagaaatggaaacaTGCGCAGCAAACTCAGAGGGCTCTGTCAAGCACAGTACCAAAATAACAGATTTCTTTTCAGGGACCTCATCACCACGTCTACCTGTGAGACGGGTCAGGGCAGATAAACCTCCAGAGAAACAagatgcagacacagacacggagAGTCCATCTGCTGATGTCAAATGGCTGGGGACGCCAATCAGTGAGCTTAAGAGAATGCCTGAATGCGGCAGACGGCTTCCTCCGCTGAAGGATGTTCCTGGCCAGCACACTGTGATGATAAGG ACAGACCTTCTTCAGAATGGTAAAGTTCCTGTTCCGTATCCTACTAAGTTTAAGGATACCTGGGACAATGTCCATGTCAAGATGCCCTGTTCTGGTAGTAACCTGTTTCCTGTAGAAGATGAG gaaacacatgaaATGCAGAATAAGAGTCGATGGGAGCTGATCAAGGAAACTTTAAACAAGAAATTTACAAGTCCACTTGAGTTGAAG AATGCAGTATTGAAATACAGTGCCTCACATGCCCAGAAGTGGGATTTCACAGCATTACATTTGTACTGCACTAag GTCCTGGAGCCTGATGCTGCCGAACATCTGTTTGGTTCCCTGTTGCCAGACATGGTGCAATTAGCACTGAGAGCATCTGAGCTCTGCACCAAG CCGATACCCCTCCTCAAGAGGGGCACGAACCACTCCATCACTATGTCTCAGGAGCAGGTGGCATGTCTGCTCGCCAACGCCTTCTTCTGCACCTTTCCGCGACGCAACTCTAGAAGGACTGAGTACTGCAACTATCCAGACATCAACTTCGTCAG GCTGTTTGAGGGGTCCTCTTCAAAGAAGATTGAGAAGCTGAAAACCCTGATGTGCtatttcaaaaatgtcactGAGCAAA agCCTACTGGACTTCTAACATTCACACGAAAAAGTTTGGATAAACCCCTTAATTGGAAAAG CTCACAGACTCCGCTCACAAAGCTCCACATTACTTGTGAAGGAACAATTGAGGATGATGGTTGTGGAATGCTTCAG GTGGATTTTGCCAATCAGTTTGTGGGAGGAGGAGTCACCAGCTCTGGTCTGGTTCAAGAGGAAATCCGTTTTCTGATCAATCCTGAGCTCATTGTTTCTCGCCTCTTCACCGAAGCCCTGGATCATAACGAATGTTTGATCATCACAG GTACACAGcagtacagtaaatacacaggCTATGCTAACACCTACCAATGGGGCGGCAGCCACCAGGACACAACCCAAAG AGACGGCTGGCAGAGAAGATGTACAGAAATTGTGGCCATTGATGCACTGCAGTTCAGGAACTTTCTTGAACAGTTTAGCCCAGAGAGAATCAACCGAGAACTCAACAAG GCCTACTGTGGCTTTGCTCGCCCTGAGGAACAAAGTCAAAACCTTGCGGCAGTGGCGACAGGGAACTGGGGCTGTGGGGTTTTTGGAGGAGACACGCGTCTCAAAG ctctgctccAGATGCTGGCAGCTGCTGAGGCGGGCCGAGATGTAGCCTATTTCACCTTCGGTGACAGCCAGCTCATGACAGATGTCCACAACATGCACTCTTTCCTCACTCAGAGGAATATCGGTGTCG GGGAGGTGTATGATCTCCTGGGGCAGTACTACAGCTCAGTGTGCAGGAGCTGCCTCGGTCGGCGCCCTGACGTCAGCCTCTACTCCTTCATCTACCAACAGGTCAGCTCCTCCCCTGGTGCCCGATGA